A single genomic interval of Aureliella helgolandensis harbors:
- a CDS encoding OprO/OprP family phosphate-selective porin — MNLRHTSLCQSGKFLHFLRLFAVLSSSFSTAAWAVSSPVLAQSPQSWEVNSQAEFSESSSPPSQWQQEATRLQQQIDELQALRIGPPTSSPTKLANDQSATSGMLWCTPPAMEKPKFPTARLTGFFQADALWASQSLDNRVAVGKGVAADGDVQDGADFRRARIAATGQAWDNIAYMLEMDFAFPGRPSFMDVWMDIDDVLGSNKLRIGQYRQPFGMDGLTSVKEMTFLERGLPFAFLPFRQIGTMLHGYREDELATWAISGFRFPTDTYGGNVGDNGGYGLASRITGLLFKEDEGNGLLHIGGGYSYIDPANDLIQYRNQPELFVGETGGGAALPTGVPTNLPPFVDTGLIATDHVNLANVELAMSYGSFYAQSEAIVAVVSRQDDSALTLPGAYANAGYFLTGESRPYNGKGGVFGRVQPNRSVGKDGGIGALELAGRWSYIDLNDKNIQGGRLNNLTSGLNWYINPNTKFQFNYIHAMLNSPINHRSNADLFAVRAQLDF, encoded by the coding sequence ATGAATCTACGACACACCAGTCTCTGCCAGAGTGGCAAATTTCTCCATTTCCTGCGACTGTTCGCTGTTCTTAGTAGCTCATTCTCTACCGCTGCCTGGGCGGTTTCGTCTCCAGTTCTGGCACAATCACCGCAGTCGTGGGAAGTGAATTCCCAGGCTGAGTTCTCTGAGAGCTCCTCGCCGCCCAGTCAATGGCAGCAAGAGGCGACGCGTCTCCAACAGCAGATCGACGAATTGCAAGCGTTGAGGATTGGCCCCCCGACATCCTCCCCTACGAAATTGGCAAACGACCAATCGGCTACGTCAGGAATGCTGTGGTGCACTCCACCAGCGATGGAAAAACCGAAATTCCCCACGGCCCGACTGACTGGATTTTTTCAAGCGGACGCGCTGTGGGCCAGCCAGAGCCTGGATAATCGAGTGGCAGTGGGCAAGGGCGTTGCGGCCGATGGTGACGTGCAGGATGGTGCTGATTTTCGTCGCGCTCGAATCGCAGCCACCGGGCAAGCATGGGACAATATCGCTTACATGCTTGAAATGGACTTTGCGTTTCCTGGGCGGCCAAGTTTCATGGATGTCTGGATGGACATCGACGATGTGCTCGGTAGTAATAAGTTACGCATTGGCCAGTACCGTCAACCCTTTGGGATGGACGGTTTGACAAGCGTCAAAGAAATGACTTTTCTTGAACGTGGTTTGCCATTCGCCTTCTTGCCTTTCCGACAAATCGGAACCATGCTTCACGGCTATCGCGAAGACGAACTTGCGACCTGGGCCATTTCGGGTTTTCGCTTTCCAACCGATACCTATGGAGGCAACGTGGGGGATAATGGCGGCTACGGGCTTGCCTCACGCATAACCGGCCTGCTGTTCAAGGAGGATGAGGGGAATGGCTTGCTGCATATCGGTGGTGGCTATAGCTACATCGACCCCGCGAACGACTTGATCCAATACCGCAACCAGCCCGAACTCTTTGTTGGCGAAACAGGTGGCGGTGCTGCCCTGCCCACAGGCGTTCCAACCAACCTGCCACCCTTCGTTGACACCGGCTTAATCGCCACAGACCACGTCAACCTGGCCAATGTGGAGTTGGCAATGTCCTACGGATCGTTCTATGCACAATCCGAAGCGATCGTTGCAGTTGTCAGCCGACAGGACGACTCCGCCCTAACTCTGCCAGGCGCTTACGCCAATGCAGGCTACTTCTTGACCGGTGAGTCGCGTCCCTACAACGGAAAAGGTGGCGTCTTTGGTCGAGTTCAACCGAATCGAAGTGTCGGGAAGGATGGAGGAATTGGGGCCTTGGAACTTGCAGGACGCTGGTCGTACATTGATTTGAACGACAAGAACATCCAAGGTGGTCGCTTGAATAATCTCACATCCGGCCTCAATTGGTATATCAACCCGAACACTAAGTTCCAGTTCAACTACATTCATGCCATGTTAAACAGTCCGATTAACCATCGATCGAACGCTGACCTGTTTGCTGTCCGAGCGCAACTTGACTTCTAA